In Candidatus Omnitrophota bacterium, the genomic stretch ATTCAGCTTCTTCATAAAATCACCCTTTCCTTTTTTGAAATTTCTACCTTTATTAAATATCTTTACAGATTCATACGCAGAAACTATGCTTTCAAGGCACTCCGGGCAGCAGGCGATATGATCCTCGATTCTTATTTTATTTTCGCCGGTGATACCGCGGCTAAGATAGTCCGCAAGCTCAATCTCTGTTGGGTGTATTTTTGTGTCTGTTTTAACATTAGTCATGAATTTTTCTCCTTTTTGCCCTATGGTCCTGCACTGCTACGAACCCTATGCTCCTACTATATAAGACGTAAAAAGTGCCAAAATTGTTGCAAAAATAATTAAAAAAGTTTTCAGGTCCTTCAATGAAACCTTGAGTTTCTCCTTGGCCCTCTTTATATAATTTGATACAGTGCCCTTAGGCATATTGAGCATATCAGCTATATCATGGTATTTTTTATCATGGATAAGATGAAGTTTTATTATAATTTTTTCGCGGGAGGGCAGCGCTTTAATGGCACGGTCTATTCTTTGGGCAAGTTCAGTTTCAACATTGTCATGCTCGGGCTTCATGTCTTTGGATGGAATAAGATCGGCAAACTCTTTTTCATCCTGACATTTTTCATGTATAGAGATCGCTTGAAGGCGTTCTTTCGTATCGCTTTTGCGTATATAATTTATAGCGGCATTTCCCGATACTATGGCTATCCAGCATGATATGTCGCCGGTATTAACTATATTCTTTAATTTTTCCTCGTGCCAGATTGATGTGAAAATATCCTGGCGGATATCCTCTATTTCATTAGTGGGAAGTGAGGTACCGTATTTTTTCAGCCTGTTATCTATGGATATATATACTAACTTGGAATATTTTGATATAAGGCAAGACCATGCCTTCAGGTCTTTTTTTACGCAGGCCTCAACTATATAGCGGTCATCTTCCGGATATTCATTTCCCATTAAATTGATACGATATCACGGTTTCCGTCGGCGGGTCAAGAGAAATTAGCTTACAGCAAGGCGTGTTTAATTATCCGCCAATATATACCTTCTCTCCATTAATCGTTACTTTTAGTCCGGCGGCTGAAGAGGGGACTAAAAACTTTTGCAGGCTGGTGACATAAGTTGCCATATTTGTCTGGACACTTTCCATCCTTGCTTCATTAACACTTAACGTAGAATAAGCCTCTGTAATGGAGTCACTTATCACGACATTGCTCTCATTGGTGGCGTGGCTCACATTGCTCTGGGTAGGCGTAGGTGTAGGATTAGGTGCAGGCGCAGCCGTGATATTAGCTGTAGTAGTGGGCTGCGTAAGCGAGT encodes the following:
- a CDS encoding YDG domain-containing protein, which translates into the protein ITANNKTYDGTTAATLNTTLAALSGVVAGDTVTLDTTAATGAFASKDIGTDKLVTISGLTISGGSSANYSLTQPTTTANITAAPAPNPTPTPTQSNVSHATNESNVVISDSITEAYSTLSVNEARMESVQTNMATYVTSLQKFLVPSSAAGLKVTINGEKVYIGG
- a CDS encoding zf-HC2 domain-containing protein, producing MTNVKTDTKIHPTEIELADYLSRGITGENKIRIEDHIACCPECLESIVSAYESVKIFNKGRNFKKGKGDFMKKLNVYLILAAISFILSFITPQYFIQLLVATTLLGIKWIVDAKSTKMLVMIYEAWKKGGEKEASRILSALDSNPKNRL
- a CDS encoding sigma-70 family RNA polymerase sigma factor; the protein is MGNEYPEDDRYIVEACVKKDLKAWSCLISKYSKLVYISIDNRLKKYGTSLPTNEIEDIRQDIFTSIWHEEKLKNIVNTGDISCWIAIVSGNAAINYIRKSDTKERLQAISIHEKCQDEKEFADLIPSKDMKPEHDNVETELAQRIDRAIKALPSREKIIIKLHLIHDKKYHDIADMLNMPKGTVSNYIKRAKEKLKVSLKDLKTFLIIFATILALFTSYIVGA